From the genome of Bacteroidota bacterium:
AAAAGTCTTCACATCGCCATAGTGGACCTTGTGCTGATTAAAAGCCGGACGCTTTTCTAATTCATTTTTCGGAAGCCACCCACGATCGACTAATTCCTGCAAATCAATCAACATCGGTTCGCCGGCAAAAGCAGAAAGACACATATACGGAGAATCTCCCATACCAACAGGGCCGAGCGGAAGCATCTGCCACAATTTTTGTCCCGCTACTACAAGCCATTCAATGAAATGATACGACGATGCTCCAAGGTCACCGGAACCGAACTGACCAGGGAGGGATGTTGGATGCAATAAAATTCCTGAACTGCGTTCAAAACTCATATTTTTTACTTATCTGATTTGTGAATGATGGTGGTTGGCAGTACTACACTTTTTAAATGTTTTATTTCTTTATCCGTTAAATAGCGCCACATTCCCCGTTGAAGTCCATGCACATTCAATCCCGCATATTCTGACCGATGCAAACGCTCAATTTCATAGCCAAATGATTCAAACATTCTTCGCACCTGTCGGTTCTTTCCTTCATGGATATGGATGATTACTTCTCGACTTTTTGTGCCTGGGATAATTTCTAATTCAGCGGGTGCTGTTTTCCCATCCTCAAGAAAAACACCGCTGGCAAGTTTTTGGGCGTGAACAACATCCAGACCTTTATCCAGGGACACATTGTACGTTTTAATCACTTCACTGGAAGGATGCATCAATTTGTTGGCAAGCATTCCATCATTTGTCAGCAACAGAACACCGGTTGTTTGTCTGTCCAAACGACCAATAGGATAAATACGTTCACGGATATTGACGATATCGAGGACAGTACGTCTCCCTTTTTCATCGCTTGCTGTGGTAATAAAATCTTTGGGTTTGTGGAGCAGGATGTACACCAGCTTTTGTGCAAGAGAATACGTTTGACCGTTTACTTTCACAACATCATTCTGCGGGTTCACCTTTGTTCCGAGTTCTTTTACGACAGTGCCGTTCAGTTCCACTTCACCATTGGCGATCATTTCTTCCGCTGCACGGCGAGATGCAACTCCGACCATAGCGAGGAACCTGTTTAGGCGAAGAGTTTCTGGAAGAACGTTTTCACTTTGCTCTTCCACTTGCTCCAACCTGTCTGGCTTGGTTGGTCTGGCTGTTGTCCGCCTGGTATAGTCCCTTCCTGGAGTTCCTGGC
Proteins encoded in this window:
- a CDS encoding pseudouridine synthase, translated to MVGVASRRAAEEMIANGEVELNGTVVKELGTKVNPQNDVVKVNGQTYSLAQKLVYILLHKPKDFITTASDEKGRRTVLDIVNIRERIYPIGRLDRQTTGVLLLTNDGMLANKLMHPSSEVIKTYNVSLDKGLDVVHAQKLASGVFLEDGKTAPAELEIIPGTKSREVIIHIHEGKNRQVRRMFESFGYEIERLHRSEYAGLNVHGLQRGMWRYLTDKEIKHLKSVVLPTTIIHKSDK